One genomic region from Plasmodium chabaudi chabaudi strain AS genome assembly, chromosome: 7 encodes:
- a CDS encoding protein transport protein SEC61 subunit beta, putative, with amino-acid sequence MNNTPPVIVGGVRTPARRRPTPSGGQTSSNNQGRGSVSGNTILKIYGDDSPGFKLTPQTVLISTLIFMATVVILHIISKI; translated from the exons atgaataatactCCTCCAGTAATCGTTGGTGGTGTGAGAACACCCGCAAG ACGAAGACCAACCCCAAGTGGTGGCCAAACAAGTAGCAATAATCAAGGAAGAGGTAGCGTCAGTGGAAATaccatattaaaaatttatggaGATGATTCCCCCGGTTTTAAATT AACGCCACAAACCGTTTTAATATCAACCTTAATATTTATGGCAACAGTAGTTATTCTGCATATTATtagtaaaatttaa
- a CDS encoding 60S ribosomal protein L22, putative: MAAKKDVKSAKKTTGKNAKKISKILGKKSKIVKSTKGVKYILDCTKPVKDTILDISGLEQFFKDKIKVDNKTNNLKNKIVVSSDDYKIYITVHIPFSKRYIKYLAKKYLKMHQIRDFLRVIAKGKLAYEFKYFQLNNE; encoded by the exons atggcAGCCAAAAAGGATGTAAAAAGTGCGAAAAAAACTACtggaaaaaatgcaaaaaaaatttccaAAATTcttggaaaaaaaagtaaaatagtaaaaagtACAAAGGGAGTTAAATACATTCTTGATTGTACTAAGCCAGTCAAGGATACCATTTTGGATATTAGCGGATTG gAACAATTTTTCAAGGACAAAATAAAGGTTGACAACAAAACAAACAacctaaaaaataagatagTAGTATCATCAGACgattacaaaatatatatcactGTTCACATTCCATTTTCAAAGAGATATATTAAG tatttggcaaaaaaatacttaAAAATGCACCAGATTAGAGACTTTTTGAGAGTTATAGCAAAGGGAAAATTGGCATAcgaatttaaatattttcaattgaataatgaataa